In Kogia breviceps isolate mKogBre1 chromosome 19, mKogBre1 haplotype 1, whole genome shotgun sequence, a single genomic region encodes these proteins:
- the SPHK1 gene encoding sphingosine kinase 1 — protein MDAAGGSRNPLPRPCRVLVLLNPRGGKGKALQLFRSHVQPLLAQADVSFTLTLTERPNHARELVRAEDLRLWDALVVMSGDGLMHEVVNGLMERPDWETAIQKPLCSLPAGSGNALAASVNHYAGYEQVTNEDLLTNCTRLLCRRLLAPMDLLSLQTASGQRLFSVLSLAWGFIADVDLESEKFRRLGEMRFTLGTFLRLAALRTYQGSLAYLPVATVASKMPPCPARDPQAQQGPVDAHLVPLEEAVPSHWTVVPEQDFVLVLALLHSHLGSEMFAAPMGRCAAGAMHLFYVRAGVSRATLLRLFLAMEKGRHMECDCPHLVYVPVVAFRLEPKDRKGVFAVDGELMISEAVQGQVHPNYFWMVSGCRKSTPSLEPQASPSQRPPPAEHL, from the exons ATGGATGCAG CGGGCGGCTCCCGGAACCCGCTCCCAAGGCCCTGCCGAGTGCTGGTGCTGTTAAATCCGCGCGGGGGCAAGGGCAAAGCCCTACAGCTCTTCCGGAGCCACGTGCAGCCCCTGCTGGCCCAGGCCGACGTCTCCTTCACGCTGACGCTCACTG AGCGGCCGAACCATGCCCGGGAGCTGGTGCGGGCGGAGGACCTGAGACTTTGGGACGCGCTGGTGGTCATGTCTGGAGATGGGTTGATGCATGAG GTGGTGAACGGGCTCATGGAGCGGCCTGACTGGGAGACCGCCATCCAGAAGCCCCTGTGTAGCCTCCCAGCCGGCTCTGGCAACGCACTGGCCGCTTCTGTGAACCATTATGCCGG CTACGAGCAGGTGACCAATGAAGACCTCCTGACCAACTGCACGCGGCTGCTGTGCCGCCGTCTGCTGGCGCCCATGGATCTGCTGTCCCTGCAGACAGCCTCCGGGCAGCGCCTCTTCTCCGTGCTCAGCCTGGCTTGGGGTTTCATCGCTGATGTGGATCTGGAGAGTGAGAAGTTTCGGCGCCTGGGCGAGATGCGGTTCACTCTGGGCACCTTCCTGCGCCTGGCGGCCCTGCGCACCTACCAGGGCTCCCTGGCCTACCTCCCTGTAGCGACGGTGGCCTCCAAGATGCCCCCCTGCCCCGCTCGGGACCCGCAGGCCCAGCAGGGCCCTGTGGACGCCCACCTGGTGCCCCTGGAGGAGGCAGTGCCCTCTCACTGGACAGTGGTGCCGGAGCAGGACTTTGTGCTGGTGCTGGCGCTGCTGCACTCACACCTGGGCAGTGAGATGTTTGCTGCACCCATGGGCCGCTGTGCGGCCGGCGCTATGCATTTGTTCTACGTGCGGGCAGGTGTGTCTCGGGCCACACTGCTGCGCCTCTTCCTGGCCATGGAGAAAGGCAGGCACATGGAGTGTGACTGTCCCCACTTGGTGTATGTGCCCGTGGTGGCTTTCCGCCTGGAACCCAAGGACAGGAAGGGTGTGTTTGCCGTGGATGGGGAACTGATGATCAGCGAGGCTGTGCAGGGCCAGGTGCACCCAAACTACTTCTGGATGGTCAGTGGCTGCAGAAAGtccacaccctctctggagcCACAGGCCTCACCCAGCCAGAGGCCACCTCCAGCAGAGCACTTATGA